The nucleotide sequence ACGCTATAATTCAATCAAGACCAGAACTCTAAAGATCTGCGCACTAACCTTAACCTGCTAGAAGAGCGCAGAGAAATGACCGCCACGCGCGAAGCAGTCAACAAGCAGCGCATTACAAGATACTACGATAAGAGGGTCAGACTTATCACATACGCTGCCGGTGACCTTGTTTGGCGCGATAACCAGGCGAACAGGATCGAAGACACTGGAAAATTGGGACCCAACTGGGAAGGCCCCTATAGGGTCATCGGCACAAGCAAAACTGGGACCTACAAATTGGCGGAGCTCAATGGAAAACTGGTTAAATGCACTTGACACGCTATCGCGCTTAAACGATGCTATATGTAATAAAGAAAGTGGGGGAACTGATCATTCTGTTAATTTGTCTTGATTTACATGTAGCGCTACTGTTATTACGCGCAAAGTAGGATACCCATGAATGTTATTTATCAAAAGCTTTCTTGtaagcataatttatatacatCAAGTCATTTCCAGTCTACGATTTCGCGTACCTGTCTTAAGCAGAATAGCTACTTGACTTAAACTGTCCGCGTGCTGTACTATTATGTCCTCTCTCTTTCTTGTCGCCTACGTGGCAAAAAGAGGACAGCAATCCTCACCTATAAATACCCGATAAACTTTGTGAGAAACACACAACTTAAAGAGAGAATCAACCACCACTGACTATAAAACTCTATCTGCTCAACCCGCAGATAACACTTGCGGTTATCATGTAACGTTCCTAGAACATTAAACCCTAATATCGCCCTTGAGCCATCACTTCTGGCTAGcccgaatgatggtgggtcatGTTTAATCACCCTTTcagagatcatcatctcgtatgagggttattcacggtactccggaccggagagttaaactcaaggaacccttaaatccccctttattgttgatcttgcatagaccgaaccccttggaccattttatgcttgataCGCGTTTATAATGGAAAGTGTGGCGCCTTCAATGGAAACAGTAGCGCCTACAATAAAAGTGTCGCCCCATCGTTGGAAAGTGTAGCGCTTTCAATGAAAAGTGCGGCGCATTCAATGGAAAGTGTGGCGCCTACATTGGAAAGTGTGTCGCCTATAGTGGAAAGTGTGGCCAGTGGAAAGTGTGACGCCTTCAATGGAAAGTGTGGCGCCTTCTATGGAAACTATGGCGCCTACAATGGAAAGTGTAGCCCTATCATTGGAAAGTATAGCGCCTTCAATCGAAAGTGTGGCACCTTCTATAGAAAATGTGGCGCCTATAATGGAAAGTGTAACGCCTTCAGTAGAAAGTGTGGAGCCTTCAATGGAAGTGTGGCACCTTCATTGGAAATTTGGCGCTTACAATAAAAGTGCCGCCCCTTCATTGGAAAGTGTAGCTCTTTCAATGGAAGGTGTGGCGCATTCAATGGAAAGTGTGGTGTCTACATTGGAAAGTGTGTCGCCTACAGTGAAAAGTGTGGCCAGTGGAAAGTGTAACGCCTTCAATGGAAGTGTGGCGCCTACAATGAAAAGAGTGGCGCCTACAATAGAAAGTGTGGCTCCTTCTATGAAAAGTATGGCGCCTTGAATGAAAGTGTGGCGCCTTCAATGGAAAGTGTTGTGCCTTCTATGGAAAGTATGGCGCCTACAATTACAAGTGTGGCACCTACAATGAAAGTGTCACCCCTTCATCGGAAAGTGTAGCGCTTTCAATGGAAAGTGTGGCGCCTACAATGGAAAGTGTGGCGCCTTCAGTGGAAAATGTGGCGCTTTCAATGGAAGTGTGGCACCTTCGATGAAAATTGTGACGCCTACAATGGAAAGTGTGGCGCCTTTCTGTGGAAAGTGTGGCGCATACAATGGAAAGTGTAGCCCCGTTATTAGAAAGTGTAGCGGCTTCAATCGAAAGTGTTGCGCCTTCTATGGAAAATGTGGCGCCTATAATGGAAAGTGTAACGCCTTCAATGGAAAGTGTGGAGCCTTCAATGGAAGTGTGGCGCCTTCTTTGGAAAGTGTGGCGCCTTCAACGAAAAGTGGGGCGCCTTCAAAGAAAAGTGTAGCGCCTTCGTTAGAAAGTAGCGTGCCTTCTATTGAACGTGTGGCACCTTCTATAGAAAGTATCGCGCCTTCTATTGAACGTGTGGCACCTTCTATGGAAAGTGTGCGCTTCTATATATAGTGTGTCGCTTTCTAAGGATAGTGTGGAGCCTTCAATGGGAAGTGTCGGCCCTTCATTAGAAAGTGTAGCGCCAACAATGGAAAGTGTGGTGCCTTTTAGGAAAGTGTGGTGCCTTTTAGGAAAGTGTGGCGCCTAGCGCCTTCAATGGAAAGTGTGGCGCCTTCAATGGAAAGTGTAGCGCCTTCAATACTAATCCCACAACCACTTATGTTGTTTGGAACAAAGACCATGACAAGAAGAGAGTTTGACAGACACTCCACGATGACCGGCGACTAAATCTACATCAACACCATCACAAGAATGCATAAACCAGTAAAAGAGATTGACAAATTATTACCAATTAGATCAGGTAACGAAAAGGTCCAAACCACCAAACTTTTACACAAGCAAATGTGTATTCATATTAATATGAGATTTCAAACCATTAAAAGCATACATCAAATACCACTCCAGAAAaaagtataaaaaaaaataataataataataataaaaaacaagTGTCCCACTTCCATCACACTAATCATGAAAAGGATAATACACTGGAGAATGTTTAATCAATTTAAAGATTGTTTATCTTGCATCAAGCATCAAAACACTCGGCTTACAACTCCATGTGCTTTTTCACAATAATTACTAGTAGTGTATCATGACCCTGCAAATCATCCCAAATTGCCAAATTAGGTCGACCAAATGCAACCATAATAGCTTTTTAGGTGGCAATTTTGAACCATCTACTTTTGATTAGGTCAATATCATTCATTATCTATCTCTAAAATGTCACAACCAGATTATTAAAATTAGGATAAAAAGAAAACAGATAGGAAATGTCGCCCAAAGTTGAATGCCTTAAACCTCCTTAATTGCTTTATTaaggatatataaatataaataaatacatggaTAACTATTGTAATAATACAGTTACCAGAAGTTTAAAATCATAATCCAATTCAATGCACTAATATTCTATTCACATAATTTTCCTAATACACAAGACTGTCTTTGTGGGTCATTTCAAAGCAAACTAAAAAAAGCATATGTTTCAAACCTAATCATTATGAGCTATTTACCCAACCCATGTGCCCCACCCATTTTGCCACATTTAGAAAATATTAAAGAACAAATTGAAAGGATAGGAGACGTACGGAAGAAAACTAAAAACCCTGTTCGAGGAGATAGTCACCAAGCCTTTCAACAATCATGTTGCACTGGCCTGGAGTCATGGGTTCATCATAAACACCAACGATCAAGGCCATTGTTGTCTTTTTAACAGTAACACCACCAGGTCCCTGTATGTAACCAGGATAACACATTAACACGAGTTCAATATAGCCACTAGATATAAAACTGGTATGTAACCAAAATAGCACGAGTTTTATATAGCCATTAGAAATAAAACTGGTCCAAAAATTTGGTCAACTATAAACATGTATGCCCAAACTCAGTATAAATGGATATACATTAAAAAAAACACAATGTGTATTACATTACATAGAGAGCACTCTTCAATTAGTATTGTAACCTACTTATGcatatttaattacatataaaCCAAATAGCCGATTGTATCACTTATATACACTCTAATTTTACCTAATTCTTCCATAAACAATAGAACTAATGTGAAGCACACAATACTAGGAGAAGTCATTAGTATACTATCATGTAGCATAAGCAGGCAGAAACATTATCTCTAGTTCCACGTTTTATTACCATAAATGCGATTATGATTATTTCAGTATCACATAATATAACTTCCACATACACATCCAAACACCCAGTAAAACCATTTGTGCACTGGATATAAAAATGCCCGTCAATACACATAATGTTTTCATATCACTATTTTGAATTAAcagatcaacaacaacaacaatgacatTCCTCACCTTTTTCCCTCGAATCACAGCTCCGGCCTCGCCTTGAATAACCATATACTTGGTCCCACCAAGGTATAAACCGGTTGGTGCAAGTGTACCAGGTTCATCAAAGTCCTTCATGATAGCAGTTGTTTCCTCTGGCTTGATCTGCAATATTCACAAacgaaattaaatattatattacttTGATTCAATACCGCCAAACACGATGCACACAATTAGTGCAAATTGTTCTGATAATGAGCCTCAATTTCTGGAGAAAAAAAAAACTATTAATTGGTCCGAATGCAAAATTTCTATTCCAATTTTTAAGGTGTAAAAAAAAAACTGTCATGTGAATAACATGGATATTAGTGATGTAGGTCAAAACAAAAGCGAATCTGTTATACCTAAAATCATCAATAACACTTGCAAGTACGAATCAAGAGTATCAATTAAAGTCAGATCTGAAGCTAAATCGAAGTCAAACAAAGTAAAATTAGGTATAAAAAAAAATTGAAGGGAGGAGAAAACAGACCGGGGGGAAATTGGATGATTGAGCCCAGATGCTGCCATCGTGACCGATAATAGCGGCAGCTGAGAGATGATTTCCTTCGATCTCACACATCAAGTGATCGTCGACGTACGCTTGCCACGACATCTTCTTGTTTTGATTTTTCCGATTAAGTTCGATAATCGTGAGGGGAGTGGAGTTATAAAAGAGCAGATAGATGTGTTGATTGATAGATATATAGATACAGAAATATGAATATATTTATAGCGAATAGGATACGGAGTAAATAACCAACATTTTTGTGAATTGTTTGttattccattattattattattattctttctcATTTTTCATGGAAATGGAATGGAATAGTCATGGAACCCATGTAAATTGTCATATCACTGTCCTAGTTAAAATTtcaaaaaacaaaataaataaaataatattaaatgcgGAGTATTAATATAGGTGTcgtatagttatagttataactAGACTCGACAAACGAGTCAAGTTAGGTCGAGACTTAAACGGATTTAGGTCAAAAAGGGTCATGAGTCGGACATGTCTCGATTTtcaaatgggtcaaacgggtcgGTCCTAACGGATTGGGTCGGGTCAAGGcccaatttttttataaaactttagagttatatatttttttgttttttatttttatcttttaatttttaatttttttaagtaatttttttataattattaaattttttaataatttttttatcttattactattactatttggattttttaaaattttttattctttattactttaaaaaaaaattaaacgtgAAATTGAAAACTGAAATTGGAACGGGAAACTGACATGCAAAACAGAAAACTGTAAACTTAAACGCAAAAATGAAACTGAAACGCGGAGCTTAAACTGAAAACTGAAACGAAAacacaaaaatgataatttaaactgAAACGCAAAACCATTAGACCCATATACAAGACTCGCCGAACCCTTAACAATTTATTGGGTTTTATGGATTTAGACCAATAGACTCATTCTTTATATTTGTCTAAGACCCATGTAGATCTTGGAGAAATCCATTGGACCTATTTTGAAGAATTTGAGTTTACTTTGTCACAAAAAGAAAGAAGTATTAGGATACAATGGATATGCTATAGGACGGAAAGATTTGAACCTCCAAATAGCGGGACCAAAACGCGTTGTCTTACCGCTTAGCTACGCCCCATTTATTTTTTTATTGcacactaataatataataataatataaaaataataaagaataatattaatattggtattaagtGTTCGTCAATTCCAGTCCAAATATCTatataaaatttttatctttattctATTACTTTGTCACACATAGTTATAACGAGGATAAAACGTTTGTGCTTTCCTAGGGGTTGATATTGGTTGGTAAACGGTCGGTTAATTGAacattttaaaaaaaacgattaacGGTCTGGTAATTAGATATTTAAAAAGTAAAGGAATAAAAAAGTTAGGGAAAAATGAAGTGAAAAAAATTGTAAAGAAAAAAGTAACTTCGCCGCGTGGTGATTTTTGTCGGTTAACGATTagttaatttaatattttaaaaatgattA is from Rutidosis leptorrhynchoides isolate AG116_Rl617_1_P2 chromosome 10, CSIRO_AGI_Rlap_v1, whole genome shotgun sequence and encodes:
- the LOC139873472 gene encoding profilin-2-like; this encodes MSWQAYVDDHLMCEIEGNHLSAAAIIGHDGSIWAQSSNFPPIKPEETTAIMKDFDEPGTLAPTGLYLGGTKYMVIQGEAGAVIRGKKGPGGVTVKKTTMALIVGVYDEPMTPGQCNMIVERLGDYLLEQGF